The Bacillota bacterium sequence GCTCGAGGAATTCCAGCGCCGGATTTTGGGCTAGCGGGAGCGGACGGGGGCCGGTCCGGCGGCACTGGGTGAGGCCGTGTCGCGCCGGCGCCCCTGGGGGCAAGCCCCCACGCAGATGCCGCACACCGGCAGAATTGGGCTCCGGTCCGGCCGTTTTGCCGCTTCACGGCAGCGGGTGGTGTCCAGGAGTGCCCGGCGTGGCAGGCCGGCCTTCCAGGCAGTGCCGGTTAGGGCCCCGGTTGGACAGGCCTGGACGCATTCGGTGCAGCGGCCGCAGCGGGAGGCCTTGAAGGGGTTGCCCGCCGGCAGGTCCAGGTCGGTGAGGACGGTCACCAGGCGCACGCGGGGTCCGTAGGCGGGGGTGATCAGAAGGACGTTTTTGCCGATCCAGCCCAGCCCGGCCCGGGTGGCCGCCGTCTTGTGC is a genomic window containing:
- a CDS encoding 4Fe-4S double cluster binding domain-containing protein is translated as MSGLNPDRLSRRLEAAGACLVGFADLTGLLPPGLEPYPHAVSIAVRLPDEVAREIVSGPTPAYLRFYRRANEKLDETAGLAAQHLRRAGGRALVVPASVRASAEELRGLFPHKTAATRAGLGWIGKNVLLITPAYGPRVRLVTVLTDLDLPAGNPFKASRCGRCTECVQACPTGALTGTAWKAGLPRRALLDTTRCREAAKRPDRSPILPVCGICVGACPQGRRRDTASPSAAGPAPVRSR